Proteins encoded by one window of Rutidosis leptorrhynchoides isolate AG116_Rl617_1_P2 chromosome 7, CSIRO_AGI_Rlap_v1, whole genome shotgun sequence:
- the LOC139856871 gene encoding vacuolar sorting protein 39-like: MVHSAYDSLELLNNCPTKIDAVESYGSNLLIACSDGSLRIFGPESSSSSAADRSPPSDRQSQTLELKKEPYVLERTVNGFSRRPMLAMEVLGSRELLLSLSESIAFHKLPNFETLAVITKAKGANAYSWDDRRGFLCFARQKRVCIFRHDGGRGFVEVKEFGVPDYVKSMSWCGENICLGIRREYMILNATNGALSEVFPSGRIAPPLVVSLPSGELLLGKDNIGVLVDQNGKLLQEGRICWSEAPSVVVIQKPYATALLPRHIEIRSLRVPYPLIQTVVLRDVRHIHQGKNAVIVALNNSIYGLFPVPLGAQIVQLTASGNFEEALALCKLLPPEDSSLRASKEQSIHIRYAHYLFDNGSYEEAMDHFIASQVEITYVLSLYPSIVIPKSTSMAEPDKFLDVSGDAYLSRESSGLSDEMDSSSPSHQMEYDENSVLESKKMSYNTLMALVKFLQKKRNGIIGKAAAEGTEEVVSDAVGRSFVAYESNRAKRSNKGRVNISLDSGARELALILDTALLQALLLTGQSIAVLDLLKGLNYCDVQICEEILGNGNHYLCLLELYKYNSLHREALKLLHRLVEESKSDEPKIQLSQKFTPEMIIEYLKPLCGIDPMIVLEFSMLVLESCPTQTIELFLSGNIAADLVNSYLKQHAPSMQSTYLELMLSMNENGISGNLQNEMMQIYLSEVLEWYADLTAQNKWDEKAYTPTRKKLLSALEGISGYAPELLLKRLPTDALFEERALLLGKMNQHELALSIYIHKLHVPDLALSYCDRVYDSGLHQQPAKVTGNIYLTLLQIYLNPQKTTKNIEKRIDKLVSSPNNKVGWTSLKGKGKGFGKKIADIEGAEDSRFIPSGTDSGKSDGDGDYDGDEETVSNIMLDDVLNVLSQRWDRVNGSQALKLLPKETKLQNLLPFLGPLLKKTSEAHRNFSVIKSLRECGNLQAKDELYSQRKAYVKITGDSMCSLCNKKIGTSVFAVYPNGNTIVHFVCFRDSQNMKATGKGSALRRR, translated from the exons ATGGTGCACAGTGCATACGATTCACTCGAATTACTGAACAACTGCCCTACGAAGATCGACGCCGTTGAATCCTACGGTTCAAACCTACTCATCGCTTGCTCCGATGGATCTCTACGAATCTTCGGTccagaatcatcatcatcatccgccGCCGATCGATCTCCTCCGTCCGATCGTCAATCTCAAACCCTAGAATTGAAAAAGGAACCCTACGTGCTTGAACGAACTGTTAATGGATTTTCAAGGAGACCTATGTTAGCTATGGAGGTTTTAGGATCCAGAGAGCTTTTGCTTTCACTCTCTGAATCAATCGCGTTTCATAAACTTCCTAATTTTGAGACATTAGCTGTGATTACGAAAGCTAAAGGTGCTAATGCCTACTCGTGGGACGATCGCCGAGGGTTTTTATGCTTCGCAAGGCAAAAACGAGTTTGCATTTTTAGACATGATG GAGGGCGAGGATTTGTTGAGGTGAAAGAATTTGGTGTGCCTGATTATGTGAAGTCAATGTCATGGTGTGGTGAGAACATATGCCTAGGGATAAGAAGAGAATATATGATACTGAATGCTACGAATGGTGCGTTATCGGAGGTTTTTCCGTCTGGGAGGATTGCACCACCATTGGTGGTGTCTCTTCCATCTGGAGAACTTCTTTTGGGGAAG GATAATATTGGAGTGCTAGTGGACCAAAATGGCAAACTACTTCAAGAAGGCAGGATTTGTTGGTCTGAGGCCCCATCAGTAGTTGTCATTCAAAAGCCTTATGCTACAGCACTTTTACCAAGACACATTGAG ATACGGTCTTTACGAGTACCTTACCCATTGATACAAACGGTTGTTCTTCGTGACGTTCGTCATATTCACCAAGGAAAGAATGCAGTAATTGTTGCCCTAAATAATTCCATTTATGGATTATTCCCTGTTCCTCTTGGTGCACAG ATCGTTCAATTAACTGCTTCTGGAAATTTTGAAGAAGCCCTTGCATTATGTAAATTACTTCCACCAGAAGATTCAAGCCTTCGAGCATCAAAGGAGCAGTCAATTCATATAAG ATATGCACACTATCTGTTTGATAATGGGAGTTATGAGGAGGCAATGGATCACTTTATTGCATCACAAGTAGAAATAACATACGTGCTCTCTTTATATCCATCAATTGTTATTCCAAAGTCAACTTCAATGGCTGAACCAGATAAATTTCTGGATGTGAGTGGGGACGCATATTTATCACGAGAGTCGTCTGGTTTATCAGATGAAATGGATTCATCATCACCTTCTCATCAAATGGAATATGATGAGAATTCAGTTCTTGAGTCCAAGAAAATGTCATATAACACATTAATGGCGTTGGTCAAGTTCTTACAGAAGAAAAGAAATGGTATAATTGGTAAGGCGGCTGCTGAGGGAACCGAGGAGGTTGTTTCAGATGCTGTTGGGCGAAGTTTTGTTGCTTATGAAAGTAACCGTGCCAAGAGATCAAACAAG GGAAGAGTCAACATATCCCTCGACTCTGGTGCTAGAGAGTTGGCATTAATACTGGACACTGCACTTCTCCAGGCCCTTCTTTTAACTGGACAGTCTATTGCTGTTTTAGATTTACTAAAAGGTCTCAATTATTGCGATGTCCAAATATGCGAGGAGATATTAGGAAATGGAAACCACTATTTATGTTTGTTAGAGCTTTACAAATACAACTCGTTGCATCGTGAAGCTCTTAAACTTCTTCATCGCTTGGTTGAGGAGTCAAAATCAGACGAACCTAAAATTCAGCTCTCCCAAAAGTTCACGCCCGAAATGATTATTGAATATCTTAAA CCTCTATGTGGGATTGACCCTATGATTGTCCTAGAATTCTCGATGCTTGTTCTCGAAAGTTGTCCCACACAAACCATCGAACTCTTCCTGTCGGGAAACATTGCTGCAGATTTGGTTAATTCGTATTTAAAACAGCATGCTCCCAGCATGCAATCTACATACTTAGAGTTGATGCTTTCAATGAACGAAAATGGCATCTCTGGCAACTTGCAGAATGAAATG ATGCAAATATATCTGTCAGAAGTGCTTGAATGGTATGCTGATCTAACTGCTCAAAACAAATGGGATGAGAAAGCTTATACCCCAACAAGGAAAAAGCTTTTGTCTGCATTGGAGGGTATTTCAGGTTACGCACCAGAGCTTCTGTTGAAACGACTTCCAACTGATGCTCTGTTTGAGGAACGAGCACTTTTATTAGGGAAAATGAACCAACACGAACTTGCATTGTCCATATATATTCATAAG CTTCATGTTCCAGACCTGGCACTGTCCTATTGTGACCGGGTGTACGATTCAGGACTTCATCAACAACCTGCAAAAGTTACTGGCAACATATACCTCACGTTACTCCAAATCTATTTGAATCCACAAAAAACAACTAAAAATATTGAAAAGAGAATAGATAAGTTAGTATCATCTCCTAATAACAAAGTTGGTTGGACATCTCTTAAAGGTAAAGGAAAAGGGTTCGGTAAGAAAATTGCAGATATTGAAGGTGCAGAAGATTCTAGATTTATTCCAAGTGGCACAGATAGTGGGAaaagtgatggtgatggtgattatGATGGGGATGAAGAAACGGTTTCCAATATCATGCTTGATGACGTCTTGAATGTTTTGAGCCAAAGGTGGGACCGGGTTAATGGATCACAAGCTTTAAAGCTCTTGCCCAAAGAGACTAAGCTACAG AACTTGCTTCCGTTTCTTGGACCTCTGCTCAAAAAGACGAGTGAAGCTCACCGGAACTTTTCAGTTATTAAGAGTCTGAGAGAATGTGGAAACCTCCAG GCTAAA